The Halorientalis sp. IM1011 genome window below encodes:
- a CDS encoding replication factor C small subunit: MSEADTESRAGRDEIWIEKYRPQTLADIVGQDTIVERLESYVSRDDLPHLMFSGEAGIGKSTAALAIARELYGEDWEEHFLELNASDQRGIDVVRERIKNFARSSFGGANYRIIFLDEADSLTSDAQAALRRTMEEFSNNVRFILSCNYSSQIIDPIQSRCAVFRFNPLSDEAVAEQVRLIAEEEDIEVTDDGVEALVYAADGDMRRAINGLQAAAVTGDVVDEEAVYEITATARPEEIHEMVTQALDGDFLAARSTLDDLLTNEGIAGGDVIDQLHRSVWEFDLDDEAAVTLLDRIGEADYRITEGANERIQLEALLASLALDD; the protein is encoded by the coding sequence ATGAGCGAGGCCGACACCGAGTCGCGGGCCGGGCGGGACGAGATCTGGATCGAGAAGTACCGCCCGCAGACGCTCGCGGACATCGTCGGGCAGGATACCATCGTCGAGCGCCTCGAGAGCTACGTCTCCCGGGACGACCTCCCCCACCTCATGTTCTCCGGCGAGGCCGGCATCGGCAAGAGCACCGCCGCGCTGGCCATCGCCCGCGAACTGTACGGCGAGGACTGGGAGGAGCACTTCCTCGAACTCAACGCCTCCGACCAGCGCGGGATCGACGTGGTCCGCGAACGGATCAAGAACTTCGCCCGTTCGTCCTTCGGCGGCGCGAACTACCGCATCATCTTCCTCGACGAGGCCGACTCCCTCACGAGTGACGCGCAGGCGGCGCTCCGCCGTACCATGGAGGAGTTCTCGAACAACGTCCGCTTCATCCTCTCCTGTAACTACTCCAGCCAGATCATCGACCCGATCCAGTCCCGCTGTGCCGTCTTCCGTTTCAACCCGCTTTCCGACGAGGCCGTCGCCGAGCAGGTCCGCCTGATCGCCGAGGAGGAGGACATCGAGGTCACCGACGACGGGGTCGAGGCGCTGGTCTACGCCGCCGACGGCGACATGCGCCGAGCGATCAACGGCCTGCAGGCCGCCGCGGTCACCGGCGACGTGGTCGACGAGGAAGCCGTCTACGAGATCACCGCCACCGCCCGACCCGAGGAGATCCACGAGATGGTCACCCAGGCGCTGGACGGCGACTTTCTGGCCGCCCGATCGACGCTGGACGACCTGCTCACCAACGAGGGGATCGCCGGCGGCGACGTGATCGACCAGCTCCACCGCTCGGTCTGGGAGTTCGATCTGGACGACGAGGCCGCCGTCACTCTCCTGGATCGTATCGGCGAGGCCGACTACCGGATCACCGAGGGCGCCAACGAGCGCATCCAGCTAGAGGCACTGCTGGCCTCGCTGGCGCTCGACGACTGA
- a CDS encoding ubiquitin-like small modifier protein 2: MVTVEVVGEGTHEIDPATLGADPTYADLVQAVDYSPHEVSVLVDDQPVPEDRPIDADHVRVLRLIKGG; the protein is encoded by the coding sequence ATGGTCACGGTGGAGGTAGTCGGCGAGGGAACTCACGAAATCGACCCCGCGACTCTCGGGGCCGACCCGACCTACGCGGATCTGGTGCAGGCCGTCGACTACAGCCCCCACGAGGTGTCCGTGCTGGTCGACGACCAGCCGGTACCCGAGGACCGACCGATCGACGCCGATCACGTTCGCGTCCTGCGACTGATCAAGGGCGGGTAG
- a CDS encoding GNAT family N-acetyltransferase encodes MEVREATVEELPTVMTVFDGAMLATGADAVRASIDRGELLVAAAEGRVLGACLLAGEEIEAVAVRRARRDQGIGRALVEAAADRRERLVAEFDPRVRPFWASLGFEIEPAAESERYRGTRE; translated from the coding sequence ATGGAGGTCCGCGAGGCGACCGTCGAGGAGCTTCCGACGGTGATGACAGTCTTCGACGGGGCCATGCTGGCGACTGGGGCGGACGCCGTCCGGGCGTCCATCGACCGCGGTGAGCTGCTGGTGGCCGCGGCCGAGGGGCGCGTCCTCGGGGCCTGTCTCCTCGCCGGCGAGGAGATCGAGGCGGTCGCGGTCCGGCGCGCGCGGCGGGATCAGGGGATCGGCCGGGCGCTGGTCGAGGCCGCCGCCGACCGCCGGGAGCGCCTCGTCGCCGAGTTCGACCCGCGCGTGCGGCCGTTCTGGGCGTCGCTCGGTTTCGAGATCGAACCGGCCGCCGAGTCGGAGCGCTACCGCGGTACACGGGAGTGA
- a CDS encoding winged helix-turn-helix domain-containing protein — protein MAAQRAANGHLEHLLDLSTIVFEPERAFAERLAAALELESQHLDLPYGFLSYIDREAGRQEIVLTTGMETVVEEGETIPLSETYCRKTIATEEGRLAVDAAGEEGWAGDPAYERFGLESYVGSAVEFDGDRRGTVCLAGEEARDEPLGEFEVELVGLLARWASYELAHRTGRTESESDRTQLATFTEPVDATKVDTALDLLADRTRRELLPYLATVDGPISVTEAAAYLANTSGVPGQKPERVEIALVHSHVPKLVSAGVVDYDESDRKLDYRASDGLERLLNRVRTLEG, from the coding sequence ATGGCGGCACAACGAGCCGCGAACGGACACCTCGAACACCTCCTCGATCTCTCGACGATCGTGTTCGAACCGGAGAGGGCGTTCGCCGAGCGCCTGGCCGCGGCGCTGGAGCTCGAGAGCCAGCACCTGGACCTCCCGTACGGCTTTCTCTCGTACATCGACCGGGAGGCGGGGCGACAGGAGATCGTCCTCACGACCGGCATGGAGACGGTCGTCGAGGAGGGCGAGACGATCCCGCTCTCGGAGACGTACTGCCGGAAGACGATCGCGACCGAGGAGGGGCGACTGGCGGTCGACGCTGCTGGCGAGGAAGGCTGGGCAGGAGACCCCGCCTACGAGCGATTCGGGCTGGAGAGTTACGTCGGGTCGGCGGTCGAGTTCGACGGCGATCGGCGGGGGACCGTCTGTCTCGCGGGCGAAGAGGCCCGCGACGAGCCCCTCGGCGAGTTCGAGGTCGAACTCGTCGGACTGCTGGCGCGCTGGGCGAGCTACGAACTGGCACACCGGACCGGCCGAACGGAGTCCGAATCGGACCGCACCCAGTTAGCGACGTTCACCGAACCGGTCGACGCGACCAAGGTCGACACGGCGCTGGACTTGCTCGCCGACCGGACCCGCCGGGAACTGCTCCCGTATCTCGCGACCGTCGACGGTCCCATCAGCGTGACCGAAGCCGCGGCCTACCTCGCGAACACGAGCGGCGTCCCCGGACAGAAACCCGAGCGCGTCGAGATCGCCCTGGTCCACTCACACGTCCCGAAACTGGTCAGCGCCGGCGTCGTCGACTACGACGAGTCCGACCGGAAACTCGACTACCGGGCGAGCGACGGGCTCGAACGGCTCCTCAACCGCGTTCGCACCCTGGAGGGGTGA
- a CDS encoding phosphoglucomutase/phosphomannomutase family protein, with protein sequence MDEISFGTDGWRATLETFTDRRVRMVGQGVATVLREDDRRESSKRTSGEDGPASEDDRRETDAAGTVAIGYDAREHSRGFAEELARVLCANGFDVLLPARDCPTPVTAWTVRDRGLAGALVVTASHNPPEYNGVKFVPADGSPAPAAVTDRIEANLAEPDPLPESEHGRVEETDFVGPYLDHALDFVDADLDGLTVAYDAMHGSGRDVTDRLLEAAGADVLRLRCETDPEFGGESPEPSAEKLDALIERVESGDADLGIANDGDADRIGVVTPERGMLDPSLFFAAVYDHLLESESGSAVRTVSTSAIVDRVAQAHGETVAETPVGFKHVAEAMKETDALMGGEESGGFGVRGHLRNKDGVTLALLTAAAAVERPLDERVSALEDAHGEVHQDRISVDCPDDRKAAVVADLDGALPEEIAGAAVERVNDVDGFKIFLADGSWLLVRPSGTEPKLRVYAEATDDERVRELLTAGRDLVEPLV encoded by the coding sequence ATGGACGAGATTTCGTTCGGTACCGACGGCTGGCGGGCCACCCTTGAGACGTTCACCGACCGCCGCGTCCGGATGGTCGGACAGGGCGTCGCCACCGTACTGCGGGAGGACGACCGACGGGAGTCCTCCAAACGAACGAGCGGGGAGGACGGACCCGCGAGCGAGGACGACCGACGGGAGACAGACGCCGCTGGGACCGTCGCCATCGGCTACGACGCCCGCGAACACTCGCGGGGCTTCGCGGAGGAACTCGCCCGGGTCCTCTGTGCCAACGGGTTCGACGTACTGCTCCCGGCTCGGGACTGCCCGACGCCGGTCACGGCCTGGACCGTCCGGGACCGGGGCCTGGCCGGCGCGCTCGTGGTGACCGCCTCACACAACCCGCCGGAGTACAACGGCGTGAAGTTCGTCCCCGCCGACGGATCGCCGGCCCCGGCGGCCGTGACCGACCGAATCGAGGCGAACCTGGCCGAACCCGATCCCCTGCCCGAGTCCGAACACGGCCGCGTCGAGGAGACCGACTTCGTCGGCCCGTACCTCGACCACGCGCTTGACTTCGTCGACGCCGATCTGGACGGGCTGACGGTCGCCTACGACGCGATGCACGGGAGCGGCCGCGACGTGACCGACCGCCTGCTGGAAGCCGCGGGCGCGGACGTGCTCCGCCTGCGCTGTGAGACCGACCCCGAGTTCGGCGGGGAATCGCCCGAACCCAGCGCCGAGAAACTCGACGCGTTGATCGAGCGGGTCGAGAGCGGCGACGCCGATCTGGGGATCGCCAACGACGGGGACGCCGACCGGATCGGCGTCGTCACGCCCGAGCGAGGGATGCTGGACCCCTCCCTGTTCTTCGCCGCCGTCTACGACCACCTGCTCGAATCCGAGTCGGGGTCGGCGGTCCGGACGGTCTCGACCAGCGCCATCGTCGACCGGGTGGCCCAGGCCCACGGCGAGACCGTCGCCGAGACGCCCGTCGGGTTCAAGCACGTCGCCGAGGCGATGAAAGAGACCGACGCACTGATGGGCGGCGAGGAGAGCGGCGGGTTCGGCGTGCGCGGGCACCTCCGGAACAAGGACGGCGTGACGCTCGCCCTGTTGACCGCCGCGGCGGCCGTCGAGCGACCGCTGGACGAGCGCGTCTCGGCGCTAGAGGACGCCCACGGCGAGGTCCACCAGGACCGGATCAGCGTCGACTGTCCCGACGACCGGAAGGCGGCGGTCGTCGCGGATCTCGACGGCGCGCTACCCGAGGAGATCGCCGGGGCCGCCGTCGAGCGCGTCAACGACGTAGACGGGTTCAAGATCTTCCTCGCGGACGGGTCCTGGCTGCTGGTCCGGCCCAGCGGCACCGAGCCGAAACTCCGGGTGTACGCCGAGGCGACGGACGACGAACGTGTCCGGGAGTTGCTCACGGCCGGCCGCGACCTGGTCGAACCTCTCGTGTGA
- a CDS encoding GIY-YIG nuclease family protein, which produces MSDHYVYVLRCADDTLYTGYTTDVDRRVAEHDAGEGAKYTRGRTPVDLVHVESFDSKSAAMSREHEIKQYSRAEKERLIEE; this is translated from the coding sequence GTGTCGGACCACTACGTCTACGTGTTGCGCTGTGCCGACGACACCCTCTATACGGGCTACACGACCGACGTGGACCGGCGAGTCGCCGAACACGACGCTGGCGAGGGTGCCAAGTACACCCGCGGGCGCACGCCGGTCGACCTCGTCCACGTCGAGTCCTTCGACTCGAAATCGGCGGCCATGAGCCGCGAACACGAGATCAAACAGTACTCCCGGGCCGAGAAGGAGCGGCTGATCGAGGAGTGA
- the larB gene encoding nickel pincer cofactor biosynthesis protein LarB — MRELLEAVAAGETSPAEAEAELAGYATGDAGRFDAARVTRSGVPEAILADGKTPSEVADLAATSIETTGRAIVTRLDADALATVRERLRSHDAEDTYHERARVLVAHTDEFERPELDATVGVVTAGTSDAEPAGEAAVIAREMGAEIERVDDVGVASIARLLDQLSHLRELDVLIVAAGREGALPTVVAGLVDTPVIGLPVSTGYGHAGAGEAALDGMLQSCTALTAVNVDAGFTAGAQAALIARTIDAARPE; from the coding sequence ATGCGCGAGTTGCTCGAAGCGGTCGCGGCGGGCGAGACGAGCCCCGCCGAGGCCGAGGCGGAACTTGCAGGCTACGCGACCGGCGACGCCGGGCGGTTCGACGCCGCACGGGTGACGCGGTCGGGCGTCCCCGAGGCGATTCTGGCCGACGGGAAGACGCCGTCAGAGGTGGCCGATCTGGCGGCCACATCCATCGAGACGACCGGGCGAGCCATCGTGACCCGACTGGACGCCGACGCACTGGCCACAGTCAGAGAGCGGCTGAGAAGCCACGACGCCGAGGACACGTACCACGAACGGGCCCGCGTGCTGGTGGCTCACACAGACGAGTTCGAGCGTCCGGAACTCGACGCGACTGTCGGCGTCGTCACCGCCGGCACGTCCGACGCCGAACCCGCAGGGGAGGCGGCGGTCATCGCCCGGGAGATGGGCGCAGAGATCGAACGCGTCGACGACGTGGGCGTGGCCAGCATCGCCCGCCTGCTCGACCAGCTCTCCCACCTCCGGGAACTCGACGTGTTGATCGTCGCCGCCGGTCGCGAGGGCGCACTCCCGACCGTCGTCGCCGGCCTCGTCGACACGCCGGTCATCGGGCTCCCCGTCTCGACGGGCTACGGCCACGCCGGGGCGGGCGAAGCCGCGCTGGACGGCATGCTCCAGTCCTGTACCGCCCTGACCGCGGTCAACGTCGACGCCGGCTTCACCGCGGGCGCACAGGCCGCGCTGATCGCCCGCACCATCGACGCCGCACGGCCGGAGTAG
- a CDS encoding DNA-binding protein translates to MADLIVKAAVKEALDDMNVASDFYDALDDEVEELLEDAARRAEENDRKTVQPRDL, encoded by the coding sequence ATGGCAGACCTGATCGTCAAAGCCGCCGTGAAGGAAGCGCTCGATGACATGAACGTCGCATCTGACTTCTACGACGCACTCGACGACGAAGTCGAAGAACTGCTCGAGGACGCAGCGCGTCGTGCCGAGGAGAACGACCGCAAGACCGTCCAGCCGCGCGACCTGTAG
- the rpiA gene encoding ribose-5-phosphate isomerase RpiA: MKRGGSDEQKRRAGEAAADAVDDGQVVGLGTGSTAAHAIRALGRAVDSGLDIEGVPTSYQSRELARDAGIPLTTLDEATPDIAIDGADQVADGDLIKGGGAAHAREKLVDAAADRLLVVADDSKLADRLSVPVPVEVMPDAREPVAARVRELEGDPELRAAERKDGPVVTDNGNLVLDCDFGEVDDPGRLAADLSAIPGVLEHGLFVDLADAIYVGTDEDVTVREP, encoded by the coding sequence ATGAAACGCGGCGGGAGCGACGAGCAGAAGCGACGGGCCGGCGAGGCCGCCGCCGACGCTGTCGACGACGGACAGGTCGTGGGACTGGGCACCGGCAGCACCGCGGCCCACGCCATCCGGGCGCTCGGCCGGGCGGTCGACTCCGGCCTCGACATCGAGGGCGTCCCCACCTCCTACCAGTCGCGGGAACTCGCCCGCGATGCCGGGATTCCCCTGACGACGCTGGACGAAGCGACCCCCGATATCGCCATCGACGGGGCCGACCAGGTGGCCGACGGCGACCTGATCAAGGGCGGCGGGGCGGCCCACGCACGCGAGAAACTGGTCGACGCCGCCGCCGACCGCCTCCTCGTGGTCGCCGACGACTCCAAGCTCGCCGACCGGCTGTCGGTCCCCGTTCCAGTGGAAGTCATGCCCGACGCCCGCGAACCGGTCGCCGCCCGGGTTCGCGAGCTAGAAGGCGACCCCGAACTGCGGGCCGCCGAACGGAAGGACGGGCCGGTCGTCACCGACAACGGGAACCTCGTGCTGGACTGCGATTTCGGCGAGGTCGACGATCCCGGAAGGCTCGCTGCCGATCTCTCGGCGATCCCGGGCGTCCTCGAACACGGACTGTTCGTCGATCTGGCCGACGCGATCTACGTCGGGACCGACGAGGACGTGACGGTCCGAGAACCGTAG
- the glmM gene encoding phosphoglucosamine mutase translates to MFGTSGIRGPVGETVTADLALSVGRALGVEAERVVVGRDPRESGELLTDALSAGLRESGTHVLDLGLAATPTVARAVAWEDADAGVSITASHNPPEDNGIKLWQASGQAFDAERRETISERVREDAADLRAWDDLGTRRDADARERHLEALVDAVDIADPPSVIVDVGNGAGGLTVDALQELGCSVETLNAQPDGAFPGRPSEPTAENCESLATLVAETDADLGIAHDGDADRMRAVAGDGTYLSGDVTLALFARAAADTGQRVAAPVDTSLAVADHLAEIDVTVERTKVGDVYVADRVADDGVAFGGEPSGAWIWPDATLCPDGPLAACRLVELAAERPLAARAAEIDTYPIHRDSVEVAEKAAVMERVQDLVADRYDAVETLDGVRVDLGDGWFLLRASGTQPLVRITAEARDAGRAETIAADARDLLETARS, encoded by the coding sequence ATGTTCGGAACCAGCGGCATCAGGGGACCGGTGGGCGAGACCGTGACCGCAGACCTGGCGCTCTCTGTCGGCCGGGCCCTCGGCGTCGAGGCCGAGCGAGTCGTCGTCGGTCGCGACCCCCGCGAGAGCGGCGAACTGCTCACCGACGCCCTGTCGGCCGGGCTGCGAGAGTCGGGAACCCACGTGCTGGATCTCGGCCTCGCGGCCACACCGACCGTCGCCCGCGCCGTGGCGTGGGAGGACGCCGACGCAGGCGTCTCGATCACCGCCTCGCACAACCCGCCCGAGGACAACGGGATCAAACTCTGGCAGGCGAGCGGGCAGGCCTTCGACGCCGAGCGCCGGGAGACCATCAGCGAGCGCGTCCGGGAGGACGCCGCCGACCTGCGGGCATGGGACGACCTCGGGACCCGCCGGGACGCCGACGCCCGGGAGCGCCACCTGGAGGCGCTGGTCGACGCCGTCGACATAGCGGATCCGCCGTCGGTCATCGTCGACGTGGGCAACGGCGCAGGCGGCCTCACCGTCGACGCCCTCCAGGAACTGGGCTGTTCGGTGGAAACGCTGAACGCCCAGCCCGACGGCGCGTTCCCGGGCCGACCCAGCGAGCCGACCGCCGAGAACTGCGAGTCGCTAGCGACGCTCGTGGCCGAGACGGACGCCGACCTCGGGATCGCCCACGACGGCGACGCCGACCGGATGCGCGCCGTCGCGGGGGACGGTACCTACCTCTCGGGCGACGTGACCCTCGCGCTGTTCGCCCGTGCGGCCGCCGACACCGGCCAGCGCGTCGCCGCGCCCGTCGACACGAGTCTCGCGGTCGCCGACCACCTCGCCGAGATCGACGTGACCGTCGAGCGGACGAAGGTCGGCGACGTGTACGTGGCGGATCGGGTCGCCGACGACGGCGTGGCCTTCGGCGGCGAGCCCAGTGGCGCGTGGATCTGGCCCGACGCGACGCTGTGTCCCGACGGCCCACTGGCAGCGTGTCGGCTGGTCGAACTCGCCGCCGAGCGCCCGCTCGCGGCGCGTGCCGCCGAGATCGACACCTACCCGATCCACCGCGACAGCGTCGAAGTCGCGGAGAAGGCCGCCGTCATGGAGCGGGTGCAGGACCTCGTCGCCGACCGCTACGACGCGGTCGAGACGCTGGACGGGGTGCGCGTGGATCTGGGCGACGGCTGGTTCCTGCTGCGCGCCAGCGGGACCCAGCCCCTGGTCCGGATCACCGCGGAGGCACGCGATGCTGGGCGGGCCGAGACCATCGCTGCCGACGCTCGGGACCTGCTGGAGACCGCGAGAAGTTGA
- a CDS encoding SDR family NAD(P)-dependent oxidoreductase, with the protein MACTVVIAGVGPGLGESIARRFAAEGCRVGLFARSASYLDDLAADLDGTAGAGLAVPTDLTDPDEIAAGFEGVRDAFGPVDVLVNHASAASWDGLTDISTESFDRALAVGPKAALHCSQEAVGDMRETGGGTVIFTGATTSVRGREGAVGFSAAKFANRGLAESMARELGPEGIHVAHVVLDGGILPPDRDVENDEDYLDPDAIADSYWHLVEQDESAWTLELDLRPHTEDF; encoded by the coding sequence ATGGCATGTACTGTCGTGATAGCCGGCGTCGGCCCCGGTCTCGGCGAGTCGATCGCCCGTCGGTTCGCCGCCGAAGGTTGCCGGGTCGGCCTGTTCGCCCGCTCTGCGTCGTACCTCGACGACCTCGCCGCCGACCTCGATGGGACCGCCGGTGCGGGACTGGCGGTCCCGACCGATCTGACCGACCCCGACGAGATCGCCGCCGGGTTCGAGGGCGTCCGCGACGCGTTCGGTCCCGTCGACGTCCTCGTCAACCACGCCAGCGCCGCGTCGTGGGACGGCCTCACGGATATCTCGACCGAGTCGTTCGACCGCGCGCTCGCGGTCGGCCCGAAGGCTGCGCTCCACTGCTCGCAGGAAGCCGTCGGGGATATGCGAGAAACTGGAGGCGGGACCGTCATCTTCACCGGTGCGACGACCTCTGTCCGCGGCCGGGAGGGCGCGGTCGGGTTCTCCGCCGCGAAGTTCGCCAACCGGGGGCTGGCCGAATCGATGGCCCGCGAACTCGGTCCCGAGGGGATCCACGTCGCTCACGTCGTCCTCGACGGCGGGATCCTGCCGCCCGACCGCGATGTCGAGAACGACGAGGACTACCTCGATCCCGACGCCATCGCCGACAGCTACTGGCACCTCGTCGAACAGGACGAGTCGGCGTGGACGCTGGAACTCGACCTGCGCCCCCACACGGAAGATTTCTGA
- a CDS encoding hydroxymethylglutaryl-CoA reductase → MVVPKPDSGILNRLYANLVGGNGVVSLDVPEKVLKRLYTYGSLTNTDEGVRFEVKNRLQDAEFGGVERLTINGDEVLPGDVTLETSEGETYALTEVDEDSSIGFPVGRTVYVTVADLELPTGDHEIEIDFVAHPFGSLSLSVTDTIRDEETIPSVPRDETDNYSEDAIAERHEYVAEQTDTDLDHIAEYSVDPGELEGNIENFVGVAQMPMGLAGPLKVEGEHAEGEYPIPLATTEGTLVASYSRGMKALNLAGGVKTTVVDDRMNRAPVFVFEDARTARDFRDWVFDHYDTVKAKAEETSSVAELVEIEDYLTNNLAFLRFDFKTGDAAGQNMVGKATFAACNWILSEFPGYVENFYLEGNFATDKKHSQVNDMMTRGKRVTAEATIPEEVFTHHLGADPESLVHHGEVANLGSMLAGANTNGAHPANGLAALYIATGQDEANVAESSAALVNATLLEDDSVHVSVTIPSLIVATYGGGTGLPTQKEALGMLDCDGAGNVNKFAEIAAGVVLAGELSLASAISASDWVTSHEELGRNR, encoded by the coding sequence ATGGTCGTCCCGAAGCCCGACAGCGGCATACTGAACAGGCTCTACGCGAACCTCGTCGGCGGAAACGGCGTCGTTTCGCTCGACGTACCCGAGAAGGTGTTGAAGCGGCTCTACACCTACGGGAGTCTCACGAACACCGACGAGGGGGTGCGCTTCGAGGTGAAAAACAGGCTGCAGGACGCCGAGTTCGGCGGCGTCGAGCGCCTGACGATCAACGGGGACGAGGTACTCCCCGGTGACGTGACCCTCGAAACCTCGGAGGGGGAGACCTACGCGCTGACGGAGGTCGACGAGGACAGTTCCATCGGGTTCCCGGTCGGGCGCACGGTGTACGTCACCGTCGCGGACCTGGAGTTGCCGACCGGCGACCACGAAATCGAGATCGACTTCGTGGCCCATCCGTTCGGCTCGCTGTCGCTGTCGGTCACGGATACCATCCGCGACGAGGAGACGATTCCGAGCGTCCCCCGTGACGAGACCGACAACTACAGCGAGGACGCCATCGCCGAGCGCCACGAGTACGTCGCCGAGCAGACCGACACCGACCTCGACCACATCGCGGAGTACTCCGTCGATCCGGGGGAACTGGAGGGCAACATCGAGAACTTCGTCGGCGTGGCCCAGATGCCGATGGGACTGGCCGGCCCGCTCAAGGTCGAGGGCGAACACGCCGAGGGCGAGTACCCGATCCCACTGGCGACCACCGAGGGCACCCTCGTGGCCTCCTACAGTCGCGGGATGAAGGCGCTGAACCTCGCGGGCGGCGTGAAGACCACCGTCGTCGACGACCGGATGAACCGCGCGCCCGTCTTCGTCTTCGAGGACGCCCGTACCGCCCGTGACTTCCGGGACTGGGTGTTCGATCACTACGACACGGTCAAGGCGAAAGCCGAAGAGACCTCCAGCGTCGCCGAACTGGTCGAGATCGAAGATTACCTCACCAACAACCTCGCCTTCCTCCGGTTCGACTTCAAGACCGGGGACGCCGCCGGGCAGAACATGGTCGGGAAGGCCACCTTCGCGGCCTGTAACTGGATCCTCAGCGAGTTCCCCGGCTACGTCGAGAACTTCTATCTGGAGGGGAACTTCGCGACGGACAAGAAACACTCGCAGGTCAACGACATGATGACCCGCGGCAAGCGGGTGACGGCGGAGGCCACCATCCCCGAGGAGGTGTTCACCCACCATCTCGGGGCCGACCCGGAGAGTCTGGTCCATCACGGAGAGGTCGCCAACCTCGGGTCGATGCTGGCCGGGGCGAACACGAACGGCGCGCACCCGGCCAACGGGCTGGCGGCGCTGTACATCGCCACGGGACAGGACGAGGCCAACGTCGCCGAATCGTCCGCCGCGCTGGTCAACGCGACCCTGCTGGAGGACGACTCGGTCCACGTCTCGGTCACCATCCCGTCGCTCATCGTCGCGACCTACGGCGGCGGGACGGGCCTGCCGACCCAGAAGGAAGCCCTGGGGATGCTGGACTGTGACGGTGCGGGCAACGTCAACAAGTTCGCCGAGATCGCCGCCGGCGTCGTGCTGGCTGGGGAACTGTCACTGGCCTCGGCCATCTCGGCCTCGGACTGGGTGACCAGTCACGAGGAACTCGGCCGGAACCGGTAA